TACTACTACTTCGTTCCGACTTTCTGCACATAACGTTTTGTGTaatgaaacgaatgaaaaaaagcacGCAACGCAACGCTTTGTAGTGCACATTAAGTTCCATATGTTTCAGAACCAAAGGGTTGTACAAATATTTGCTTAACTGGCCGAATGagacatttcatttcattttcttttagcCATAACGCACATAACATTAACGCCCGTTTGTAATTTAAATCTCCAGTATAATCTTGTTAGTTTATACTGCACACAACGTTACAGTGAACCGATAACTTTTAGCATTTTTAAGAgagctttttttatattgttagTTGTTCTATTGTTATCTTTCATCACACACTATATGTAGAAGGTGCCACATTTGCAGGTGATTGTATCGATACAAAAATTGGTTCCGAATGGGTGTGATTCGCTTCTTTTTACAGCTTTTATATGTATATAACactatatgtatatatgtatatatatatataaggTTGAGCGCCCAGTCCCCGCAAATACTAAAGCTAAGCTGACTTTTACCATTTCCTTTTACAGCATACATAAGCACTTAAACTGCAACGGTGTGCAGGGAGCTAATTATAATGTAGTATGAACTAGTTTTTCATAAACTTGTTTGCTAACTTCGCATTCACGTACCGTATTACCACAGTTTTGGACAGTTTGTTTTCGTCTATTCCTATTTTCGATCGTGTATAGAATGTGTTAtgttgctgtattttttttttctattcttaaaggattttatttttgcattagTGAATTATGACACGCTGAGCTTTTTGCATGAAATACGCTTCTAATAGGcgtataataaaacaaaagataaaccAAAGGACAAAATTGTATCTATcaatcatcataatcatcTGTTTAATATTTCCACCCGAGAAATAAAACTTGATAGAATGGCACACAAAGAAAGAACCAGTTTTCACAGCGAAAGTGAAAACGGTGTAAAAGAATACTTGCTATGATATAGCCGTGGAATTATACTGTCGTGTTGCTCTTTACAATCGAATAATTTATCCTTTTCTTGTAGTACTGAAAAAAAGAGCTTTGTTTCAAGTGTGATAACGTGGAAGACGCTAGCATTGGACGGTGCATGTGATATAAActgccgctgctgctcacAACAAATGTATGCGGGCATGCAACAGTCTTCACATATCATCCTCCTGGGACTAATGTTTATTTCAACAACTCCACCagggtgtgtgtgggtgtgtgtgtgtaaatttttgtatgaaaaaagCTTCTCCCACCATTTGGGTATCATTCTCTATGCGGCAAGGGAATGTAGTATATAGCAAATAGCAATAGCAAAAACTGTTTACCTAAGCCGCGAGATAGAACCGACGATTTGAAGCTCATTTCCACTACACTGTCGGGTTGAGGGTATCAAAGTGGTTTCCTACTACATAGTGCATCGAACTGTTTCAAGTCTTTTGCCGATTGAGACCATACCTGGAAGTATCGTTATCGTGTTAGTTTCAAAATTGTCGTAATTAATCTTACCGCGTTTACCTCATCATACCTCATATCAGTACTGTCCCTTTTCACTGTTCTACTTCGAATTTACCTCTTACCGCTTATCTTCCTTGCTTCATCGTTTCGATACCCTTTTGTTACACTTACGTGAAGAGTGGTAAGTGATAAAAGTCGAATCCTCGATAGCCGCGAGCTGCCAACCAGATGTACACTACATGGTACGCACCCGGCACAAAGCAGATGAATCCAGCAACGAAAAACACCGCCGCCTGCGATCCGTTGTGTGGTTCCACTAGTGCGTACGCACCCATCGCTATCAGGCCGGTACCGATGATCAGGAGCGCGATCGCGGCTAACACCGTGCGCCAGTTTTCCCGCACCTTCGGGTGCCGCCAGCAGTAGGTGTACGATTCGCTGGACGACAGGTGTCCATACTCCTGTATCAGCGAATCACTATCCCTGGAGGTGGTATCATCGGTGTATTTAAGATGGGCTCGATTGCTACACAGCCAGCATTTTTGGGGCCAGCGCATTTACATGTCGTGTatgcgtgtttgtgtatgtgcgtaagagcgtacatgtgtgtgtgcgtgtttatgTTTGCATTGCATTACAGTTTAGCAGCGGTCCAGTTTGCCGGCACAGGAAGACAGAACAACCAACACCAGGATGTCCACGTATTGGACGCGAAGCAACAAGGATCGGAAGGAGTATTTGCATTAAGGTAAAAGAAGTCAATAAAGAAGAGGAAGAGAACGAGAGGGAGAAAAAGAGATACCAGAGAGTTCTAATATACCCAGTCTACACAATCGATcgtaaaaataatgtaaagtGTAAATTCGTTTTGTCCCACATCCGTTCTACTGTTAGTACTACTacttttttgataaaaaaaaaaatacacccggAAGCGGAAGCATAAGCTTTATAACATCGATATTTGGTGGTCTTACCTTTGGTCGTGAATTCTTATGGACACATCGTCCGGTGAACGAGCCTTCGCTCGCATCGGTGTACTGATGACGGTCGAACCGTATACCTTAATTACTTCGTCCGTTTCCTCTTCGAATGCATCATGTATTGAGAAGCGCTTGGCTGTATCCTTGCCATGGAGACCACGGTTGGCGCTCCCATTCTGTAGATTCATCTTAGTGCAACTGCTTGTAGATTCCTCGGAATGGTGAAATGTACTGGATCTACCTTTTGATTACCACAACTCGGCGACTAGATCAGATCGGACGTTCTACGTTTTCGCAGCAATCGCGATTATACTCAGGAGCATACTTATATGAACAATTTGGATTTCACTCGGCACAACGAAACGGTGGTTACGGCGGTTCGTACGGTTATTGTGCCTTCGTTTCTCCGTTTGCAGGTGGAACTTTTGCGATGCTTACAGCAACCAATGGTTCGATCCAGCAAAGAATcagtgtttcgtttttacagCTGCTGTCGTGCAGAGACACTGTACGCTAAACGGCGCGGCAGATGAAGAAACTCATTAACATACATTACGCTGATCGAGCGAACGGCAACAGCGGCGATGACGCTTGTGTCGATGATGGCGCAGCAACTCAACAAGGACGGATTGGAGGCGAGCGAGTTTGATGCtgcattgtgtgttttttcgtttgcggGCGAAGAGTTTTGTAGCGCTTCTTCCAAGACGTTGATTCACGTAGCGGTTTTACTTTGTTTGTAACTTATAAGGACTGTCGTCCGAAAACATGGCGGACAGGAGTGTACGGGGTTTGCTGTACAGAAACAAGCAGGAAAACCATATATAGGCAGCTTCTTTTCGCCCACGTACAGGATCcaggtgtgcgtgtgtagaAAAGGTAAACTGTCAGCGCGAGCAAGAGGCCagtaacaataacaacaacacctTTTGCTCGACGATTCTTGACAAACTACAGTGACAATCGCTTTGATCGACTCACTTTGGCGCAGTGGTTGAATTTTCGATGAAAGATTTCTCTGAATTCTGGCTTCGGTAAATTAATGCATCCATGCGTACATGTATAAAATGGtctgattatttttcttctagtAAAACATTCGTTATCTTAGCAAGCTGTGCCAAATGTACAGCAAATTTGGAAATCGTGTGCGAGTTCTGAACCTAATTTCACGCTGTCAAATCGTACATTGACAGTTGGTTGAAAAGGCGCGTTATCTGCTGGCAACACTGTATGCTAATTGCAACGGTTTTTCAGAGCCTCCAAAAAGAGAAGCGCCAACCGATAAACACGAAAGGACGTGCAGTTGTGCTGTGATAAAACAAAGCTTTCGGTCACGATATCGCCTCATTCTTGCCGGAAAATGTTTGAAGAGTTGTAAATCGCCCGGAAAGTGGTTTCTTAGTTGGAAAGTGTGAAATTGTTCGTTTTTCGCGATGTCCAAACAAGAGAAAGAACAGAAGGCAATCGCCGTTAGGACAGCGCGTCTGAACGATTTGATACTAGGTCGGTCCAATGCTGGAGGTGACGCGCTATTGTCCCACGGAAAAGAGGCCGCCGATGCGGACCTCCTTGATGTTGCTCTCAGCCGGGAGGGTCTGCTGGATACGTTGCTTGTGCTTTACGCCGAATGTAGCAAAGATGCGGTCaagaaaaaggacaaaaatatCGCTGACTTCGTTACTAAATGTGAGTGTTCGTCCCTTTGAATTAACTTTCCTGTTATTCTAATTCGAAtctgttaaatttatttcttttcatttcattattgtACAGACCGTTCAATCATTCAAGAAACCCGCGAAAGACGAGTGAATGTACATGATTTCGATGTAAAATGTCTCATCGGCAAAGGATATTTCGGGGAAGTCCATGTAAGTGTATAATTCAAGGAATCTAAGCCTGTGATCTTGCAATGTGATGATTAATAGCGAGATTTCTTTTTAATCTCATgcatgtattttctttttcccagcTTGTGGCCGAACGATATACGAAACAACTATACGCGATGAAAAAGATGACGAAAGAGTCCGTCTCGTCGACTCAAGTGCGTACTGAACGTGACATTATGGCTACAAGGCGTTCGGAATGGATCACACCGTTGCAGTACGCCTTTCAGGACCAGCATTGTTTGTATCTGGTCATGGAGTTTTTACCTGGTGGCGATTTGTTGAGCCTAATGATACGCGTTGGTGTGTTCGACGAAGATCTTGCTCAGTTTTACCTGGCTGAACTGACTGCAGCGCTGCATTGTTTGCACTCGATGGGATTCGTGCATAGAGACATTAAGCCGGAAAACATTTTGCTCGACCGTTTCGGACATCTTAAGCTGGCCGATTTTGGGAACGCGACGGCTATCAATGATGATGGCAGTGTTACGAGTCCAATGCCGGTTGGAACTCCCGATTACATTGCGCCCGAGGTGCTGCAAACATTGTCGACCGTTGGCCGTTCGACGCATACTGCCAATCAC
The DNA window shown above is from Anopheles funestus chromosome 3RL, idAnoFuneDA-416_04, whole genome shotgun sequence and carries:
- the LOC125767700 gene encoding transmembrane protein 134 isoform X2 translates to MNLQNGSANRGLHGKDTAKRFSIHDAFEEETDEVIKVYGSTVISTPMRAKARSPDDVSIRIHDQRDSDSLIQEYGHLSSSESYTYCWRHPKVRENWRTVLAAIALLIIGTGLIAMGAYALVEPHNGSQAAVFFVAGFICFVPGAYHVVYIWLAARGYRGFDFYHLPLFT
- the LOC125767700 gene encoding transmembrane protein 134 isoform X1; the protein is MNLQNGSANRGLHGKDTAKRFSIHDAFEEETDEVIKVYGSTVISTPMRAKARSPDDVSIRIHDQSNRAHLKYTDDTTSRDSDSLIQEYGHLSSSESYTYCWRHPKVRENWRTVLAAIALLIIGTGLIAMGAYALVEPHNGSQAAVFFVAGFICFVPGAYHVVYIWLAARGYRGFDFYHLPLFT